The Candidatus Eremiobacterota bacterium nucleotide sequence GTTCGCCGCCGAGTAGGTCCGCACGATCGCGTCGAGCCGGCTGTGGTCCATCGAGTGCACGCCGCCGCCCGGCAAAAAGCCGCCGCTGCAGCCCGAGAGGCCGGCGAAAACGGAGGCAACGATAATCCAAAGGGCGCGCGAGGACACGTCAATTCTGTTTTCGGCACTTCCGGCACCCGGCCTTGTGAACCGCGTTCCCGGTACGAAGGCTGAACGAAACGCGGCCGCGAGCCGTCGCGCGGCGGTCAGCCGTTGCGGTCGATCCCCGGCAGCCCCGCCGCGCACAGCCGCAGCCTCCCGTGCCCGGCCTCGACGAGCGAGCGCCAGAACCGGCACAGCCCCGCGAGCTGCGCGTCGCTCGTCTGCATCCGCGCGTCGCCCGGCGTCAAACCCACGATCACGATCTCGGTCCCGCTCAGGTCCGGCAAAGCGCCGCTCGCGCGCAGGTCGCGCAGCGCCGCCGCCGTCGAGCCCGCCGGGTCGGAGCGGTAGCGGAACAGGTTGAGCGAACGGGTCTGCTGCCATCCGTTGAAGATCGCTACCACCACGTGCTGCGAGGCGGCTGGAGCGGTCCGAAAATCCTGGCCCGCCGCCGTCAGCGCGCCGAGCGGGTCGGAGCCGCCGGTCGTCGTCCCGATCCCCGGCAGCTTGTCGACCGCCGCCGCCGTCTTCACCACGAACGCGCGCTGGTCGGACCGGTAGCGCAGCGGGTTCACCGAGTTCTGCCCGGTCGGCGCGGGGACTTCGCCGGCGAAGACGGGGAGCTCGGTCAGCGAGTCGGCGGTGATCGGTCGCAGGGTGACGGTCGCGCTCTCGCCCGCGCAGCCCGCGACCGCGCCGGCCATCGCGCGGTACGCCGGCCACCGGCCGGCCGGGATCGTCGCCCCGGCGGCGACCAGCAGCTCGACCTGCGCGCCGGCGGGCAGCTCTCGCCCGAGCCAGGCGCTGGCGCACTGCCGCGCCCCGCCGTTCGGCTCGGCGGCCGAGGCGTTCTGCGCCCCGGAGCCGCAGCCGGCGAGCGGCGCGAAGCCAAGGAGGACGGTTGCCAGCCCGGCCGCGCGGTGGAGGGCGGCGGCGTTCACGGCGCGCTAGTGGACGGCGCCGTTGCGCGAGGTAGCCTCGCCGCCGGCGGGGCCGTCGTACGCGACCGACGGAGCAGAAGCAGCTGCTGCGGCCGAGGTGCGCGCCTCGGCGAGGCGGCCGGCCTCGTCGTCGGCGAAGCGGAAGGCGCGGTCGGCGGCGGCGAGCTCGTGCCGGGTCGCTTCGAGGTGCGCTTCGTCGGCCCGCAGCGCGCCGCGCAGCCGGCTGAGCCGCCAGCGGACGCGCAGGGCCTCGACCGACTCGCGGTAGTAGCCCGACGTGAACGCGATGACGATCCCGATGAAGGCCAGCGTGGTGAGCGCGAGCGCCTGCACCGTCGGGTTGACCGCACCCGCCGCGCCGTCGGTCGAAGCCGACGCGTAGCCGAACCGCAGCGCGTAGCCGACGCCCAAGAACGCCGCCACGGCGAGCCCCGCGAAGAACAGGAAGATCCAGTCCAGCGCGGCGTGCGGCTGCGGCTTGCGGTGCCGCCGCAGCAGCTCGCCCAGCAGCAGTCCCAGCAGAAAGCCGCCGACCGCGAAGGCGAGCGTCAGCGCGACCAGCTCGACCTTGGTGGCGAAGAAGAACACGAGGCTCATCATCCGAGCCGGAAACCATTCGAGCACAACCGAGACGAGCGCCAGCACCGCGATCACCTCGAGCATCCAGCCGCGGTCGTAGGCCGGGATCGAGTCGAAGCGCGACTGCGCGACCCGAATCTGCGCCTCGCCGGCGTCGCAGCGCCGCTCCAGCTCCTCGATCCGCAGCCGCGCGTGGTGCGCCTTGTCGAGCATTGCCGCGTGATCGTCGTTCCGGTACACGCGCTGTTGGTACGTGGGCGACGCCATGGAAGCACCTCCGTCACGAAGTACCGCGCGAACTATGCGGATGTTGCGCGGCGCTCGAGGTCGTGACGAAGGTGCCCACCAATGCGATGCTACGCCCCGATGTAAGGACGAAAGCTTCAGCATTGAGGTGTGTTGCTAGGACGAAAGTCCCAGCGACGATTGCGTCGTTAGAACTATTTTTGCGGTGCCGCAGGCAAAGCGCGGCTTTGATTCTCGGCCTCGCGGCTTTGACTCGCGGGCAATGCGCGGCTTTGGTTCGCGGGCAGTGCGCGGCTTTGGTTCGCCGGCAGGGCGCGGCTCTGGTTCTCGATCGAGCGCTGTGGGACGAATCCGTTTCCGCCAGGTACGGCACATCCGGCCGGGACGATCCCCGCTGCGGCGATGAGTCCGGCTACGACGACGGGGCGGAGTGCTTGGCGCTGCAAGAGCGATCGCACGATGGTTCCTCGCTGTCCGAGTAAGAGGGAGAAGGTTTGTGCGACGATCGTAGTGCCGCCGGACTGCCCCTCGCTAGTGAGGCAAATGTCCCGAATATCAGGACGGTGCGACGGCGAGACTGACGGTGTGGTAAAATCGGTCTCAACCGGGCCATATGCGGAGGCCATGTCGCCGTTGGGCGTGCGCGAAGACAACCGACCGTTCCTCAATGCGACGGCGTCGAGTCGCTATGACGACGCCCGCGCTGCGCTTGCCGCGGGCGAGCTCGAGCGCTGCATCGAGCTGTGCGCGAGCGCGGCCGCGCGGGCGGCGGACGCCGACTCGGTGCGCTCGCTGGCGCTTCACGCCGAGGCCTTGCGCCGGGCCGACCGCCCCGAAGAGGCGATCAGCCTGATTCGAACGGCGCCGCGCGGCACGACGCGGGCGCACGAGGAGCTGCAAGCGATCTTGGGCCGCGCGCTGATCGACGCAGGCGATCTCCAGGCGGCGGAGGACGTGCTGCGGTACGGCTTGCGCGAGGCGCGCACCGAGGCCGGCCGCGAGCTCAACGCGCTCTCGCTGGCGATGATCCACTACAACCGCTGCCATTTCGACGAGGTCGCGAAGGTGCTCGCGCTGGTGGAGGAGCGCGACACGATCCGCTACGTCCGCCGGCTCGGGTTCCACGGCTGGATCGCGGTCCACCAAGAGGACTACGACGCGGCCGACCGGCACTTCGACGCGGCGCTGGCGGTCCTCGCGCGCCTGCCGCGCGACGTCGCCCAAGAGGCTGCCCTGCTGTGCATCAACGGCTCGAACGCGCTCGAGCGGCTCAACCTCGACCGCTGGCGCGAGCTGCGCGCGCGCTCCGAGGCGCTCGGGCCGCTGCCGGTCGCGCTGCGGTTCGAACGCTTCTACCTGAGCTGGTCGAGCTCGATCGCGGCCGAGATCGACGGTCAGCCCGACGTCGCGCTGCGCCACGCGCACGACCTGGTCGACCCGCAGTACCCGGCGGTGATTCGCGTGCTCGGCCTGTGCCGGCGCGCGGCGATCCTGGTGCGCTACGAGGAGCGCATCAGCTACCGCGATTTGGTCGACTCGATCGACAAGCAGTACCAGGCGCTCGACCTGCGCAATCTGCGGATCCCGCAGCACTCACAGGAGATGCACGTCTTCACCGCGGCCGCCGAGGCGTTCGCGCTCGCGGGCAACCACGCGCGGGCGCAAGCGGTGCTCGACGACTTGGCCTCGTGCACCATTCCGGAGACGCCGTGGAAAACGAACCGCGTCGAAGCTGCGCAGCGCGCGTACGTGCTCGGCCTGATCGCCGACGCGCGCGGTGAGTCGCTGATCGCGCGGCGGCACTACCTTGAGTCGCTGCGCGGGTTCCGCCGCGTCGGGTTCCACTTGCAAGGAATCATCGTCGCGCAGCGGCTGGTCGAGATGAGCGCGGATCCCGAGCTGGTCGCGTACGTGCAGAGCGTCCTGCCGCGCCTGGGCCGCGACTCCTGGGTGCGCCGGCGCTTCGGCCGCAGCGTCGCGACGCAGGAGGAGCTGGTGCAGACGCCGCTCTCGCGCGCCGAGCGCGAGGTGCTCGATCTGCTCTTGGCCGGAACCTCGACGCGCGAGATCGCGCTGCGCCGCGGCCGTTCCGAGAAGACC carries:
- a CDS encoding helix-turn-helix transcriptional regulator, producing the protein MVQTPLSRAEREVLDLLLAGTSTREIALRRGRSEKTVRNTISSLLKTFGVKNRHELVVERMRRPDRGVTA